In Microbacterium laevaniformans, a single window of DNA contains:
- a CDS encoding daptide-type RiPP: MEASTPGLELAMQELEALEAPGWWTAAGIAAGVVVTGAAVYGGWAASAALIAT, translated from the coding sequence ATGGAAGCAAGCACCCCTGGACTGGAGCTGGCTATGCAGGAGCTTGAGGCCCTCGAGGCGCCCGGTTGGTGGACTGCTGCGGGCATCGCTGCCGGCGTCGTCGTGACTGGTGCTGCCGTTTACGGCGGATGGGCCGCTTCGGCGGCTCTCATCGCGACCTGA
- the pyrR gene encoding bifunctional pyr operon transcriptional regulator/uracil phosphoribosyltransferase PyrR, with protein MSTGNTRTVMQTADIARALTRISHEILESNKGADDLVLLGIPTRGVTLAGRIGALLGDISGTSVPVGALDVTMYRDDLHRNPTRTPRPTQIPAGGVDGKTIVLVDDVLFSGRSIRAALDALGDIGRPAAVRLAILVDRGHRELPIRPDFVGKNLPSARSERVNVHLADVDGIEEVTIAS; from the coding sequence ATGAGCACCGGTAACACGCGTACCGTGATGCAGACAGCCGACATCGCCCGCGCACTGACTCGGATCTCCCACGAGATCCTGGAGTCCAACAAGGGGGCCGATGATCTCGTCCTCCTCGGCATCCCGACCCGGGGAGTGACGCTCGCCGGACGCATCGGCGCTCTCCTCGGCGACATCTCCGGCACCTCCGTGCCGGTCGGTGCCCTCGACGTCACGATGTACCGCGACGACCTGCACCGCAATCCCACGCGGACTCCCCGCCCGACGCAGATCCCGGCCGGAGGCGTCGACGGCAAGACCATCGTCCTGGTCGACGACGTGCTCTTCTCCGGACGCAGCATCCGTGCGGCCCTCGACGCGCTCGGCGACATCGGGCGGCCGGCCGCCGTGCGGCTCGCGATCCTCGTCGACCGCGGGCACCGCGAGCTGCCGATCCGGCCCGACTTCGTCGGCAAGAACCTCCCGAGCGCGCGCAGCGAGCGCGTCAACGTGCACCTGGCCGACGTCGACGGCATCGAAGAGGTGACGATCGCGTCATGA
- the mpaB gene encoding daptide biosynthesis RiPP recognition protein, with protein sequence MTAQQPYLRRSGTLMLWAVGAGKPLGVPPLTNDTGGAAVVVAESADALDRAAAHGVVDESTRLFVRDDVAHATSSTIASAATTFQGRFDAVGTEVRMGDTFRLQVQSYAVSEFLSIVGPTLIRITDADDLATLVADAESCVVDGVFPDFLTNPAVQLADIPAISGDGLDQSGPANRLWLGEDAVSTSPWGAPLDVLPREVVNG encoded by the coding sequence ATGACCGCGCAGCAGCCCTACCTCCGGCGCTCTGGCACGCTGATGCTGTGGGCCGTGGGCGCGGGAAAACCGCTTGGGGTTCCGCCGCTGACCAACGACACGGGCGGCGCGGCTGTCGTCGTCGCCGAGAGCGCAGACGCCCTCGACAGGGCAGCGGCACACGGCGTTGTCGACGAGTCGACGCGACTTTTCGTGCGTGATGACGTCGCCCACGCCACGTCCTCCACCATCGCTTCCGCGGCCACGACCTTCCAGGGGCGGTTCGACGCGGTCGGCACGGAGGTCCGCATGGGCGACACGTTTCGACTGCAGGTGCAGTCGTACGCGGTCAGCGAGTTCCTCAGCATCGTCGGACCGACCCTGATCCGCATCACGGATGCCGATGATCTGGCCACGCTCGTCGCCGACGCCGAGAGCTGCGTGGTAGACGGTGTCTTTCCCGACTTCCTGACTAACCCGGCCGTGCAGCTCGCCGACATCCCGGCGATCAGCGGTGACGGCCTCGATCAGTCCGGCCCCGCGAACCGGCTGTGGCTCGGCGAAGATGCCGTGTCGACCTCACCCTGGGGTGCTCCGCTAGATGTACTTCCCCGGGAGGTTGTGAACGGGTGA
- a CDS encoding aspartate carbamoyltransferase catalytic subunit: protein MRHLLDTRTLSREDALRILDVAEDMRDTQSREIKKLPTLRGKTIVNLFFEDSTRTRISFEAAAKRLSADVINFSAKGSSVSKGESLQDTAQTLQAMGADAVVIRHGASGAPQTLATSGWITAGVVNAGDGTHEHPTQALLDAFTIRKRRFGDDSRGRDLAGVRVAIVGDILHSRVARSNVWLLHTLGAQVTLVAPPTLVPQDVSRWPARVVYDLDEALAARPDAVMMLRIQLERMSAAYFPTEREYSRRWGLDARRLATLADGSIVMHPGPMNRGLEISADAADSPRSTVLEQVANGVSVRMAVLYLVLAGERSGERDTNAEEHTP from the coding sequence ATGAGGCACCTGCTCGACACCCGGACGCTCTCCCGAGAGGATGCCCTGCGCATCCTCGACGTCGCCGAGGACATGCGCGACACCCAGTCGCGCGAGATCAAGAAGCTGCCGACCCTGCGCGGCAAGACGATCGTCAACCTCTTCTTCGAGGATTCCACCCGCACCCGCATCTCGTTCGAGGCAGCGGCCAAGCGCCTGTCGGCCGACGTGATCAACTTCTCCGCCAAGGGCTCCAGCGTCAGCAAGGGGGAGTCGCTGCAGGACACCGCCCAGACGCTGCAGGCGATGGGGGCGGATGCCGTGGTCATCCGTCACGGCGCCTCCGGTGCTCCGCAGACGCTCGCGACCAGCGGATGGATCACCGCCGGCGTCGTCAACGCCGGAGACGGCACCCACGAGCACCCGACACAGGCGCTCCTGGACGCGTTCACCATCCGCAAGCGCCGCTTCGGCGACGACAGCCGAGGCCGCGACCTCGCCGGTGTGCGGGTCGCGATCGTGGGGGACATCCTGCACTCGCGCGTCGCCCGCTCCAACGTGTGGCTGCTGCACACGCTCGGGGCCCAGGTCACCCTCGTCGCTCCGCCGACGCTGGTTCCACAGGACGTGTCGCGATGGCCGGCTCGCGTCGTCTACGACCTCGACGAGGCACTGGCGGCACGCCCCGACGCCGTCATGATGCTGCGAATCCAGCTGGAACGCATGAGCGCGGCGTATTTCCCGACTGAACGGGAGTATTCCCGTCGATGGGGACTGGACGCGAGGCGTCTGGCCACTCTGGCGGACGGTAGCATTGTGATGCACCCGGGCCCCATGAACCGGGGCTTGGAGATCTCCGCCGACGCCGCCGATTCCCCCCGATCGACCGTGCTCGAGCAGGTCGCGAACGGCGTGTCGGTGCGGATGGCGGTGCTGTACCTGGTGCTGGCCGGAGAACGTTCCGGCGAGCGCGACACGAACGCAGAGGAGCACACCCCGTGA
- a CDS encoding ABC transporter permease — protein MFRAELRKAFAPRSTWFLLLGGAGFSALTAYGYADDGKKGIEAGATTLALATDEVPRAWMTLFLFAAIAGAVFISREFDSRAIVRTVLLGQTRTRVFATKLAVVGTIGILYGLVAMIAAVISPFVFLPMAGLEVEWTASTTLTVLGVGACGLLAALWGAGVGWLLRSRLASVAIVVLFILLVEPGLQRLWPEAANGFFSIALSSIYLDQKPELLAVPFATVIALAWIVVLLAASFLTFRRRDLR, from the coding sequence ATGTTCCGCGCTGAACTGCGCAAGGCGTTCGCACCGCGTTCGACCTGGTTCCTGCTGCTGGGAGGCGCTGGCTTCTCGGCGTTGACCGCGTACGGGTATGCGGACGATGGGAAGAAGGGCATCGAGGCGGGCGCGACCACCCTCGCCCTCGCGACGGACGAAGTCCCGCGTGCCTGGATGACCCTGTTCCTGTTCGCCGCGATCGCGGGAGCGGTCTTCATCTCTCGAGAGTTCGACTCCCGGGCCATCGTGCGCACGGTGCTGCTCGGGCAGACGCGCACCCGGGTGTTCGCCACGAAGCTCGCGGTGGTCGGCACGATCGGCATCCTTTACGGACTCGTCGCGATGATCGCCGCCGTGATCTCGCCGTTCGTGTTCCTGCCGATGGCGGGCCTGGAAGTCGAATGGACGGCGTCGACCACCCTGACCGTGCTCGGCGTCGGCGCGTGCGGTCTGCTCGCCGCGCTGTGGGGGGCAGGGGTCGGATGGCTGCTGCGCAGCCGGCTGGCGTCCGTTGCCATAGTCGTGCTGTTCATCCTGCTGGTGGAGCCGGGGCTGCAGCGGCTGTGGCCCGAGGCGGCGAACGGCTTCTTCTCCATCGCGCTGTCGTCGATCTACCTCGACCAGAAACCGGAGCTGCTCGCCGTCCCGTTCGCGACCGTGATCGCGCTGGCGTGGATAGTCGTGCTGCTCGCGGCCTCGTTCCTCACGTTCCGTCGACGGGACCTTCGGTGA
- a CDS encoding ABC transporter ATP-binding protein produces the protein MTSPLVASHLSKTYKGRAAVDDVSFAGRSGRVLGLLGKNGAGKTTTIKMLLDLVRPERGTAEINGRPYSTTVDAARHVGVALDDMSFLPGATVRFELGVWATTIGVPPVRVDEVIENVGLSEHVGSKVKSLSTGEKKRLSLGIALLAEPPLLILDEPSNGLDPVGIRWMRQLIRAHADKGGTVLLSSHILSEMQQTIDDVVIMQQRVLFDGTLDELTSQGASSLEDRFFELTGDE, from the coding sequence ATGACCTCGCCCCTCGTCGCCTCTCATCTGTCGAAGACCTATAAAGGTCGCGCCGCGGTTGACGACGTCAGCTTCGCCGGGCGGTCTGGGCGCGTGCTCGGCCTGCTTGGGAAGAACGGAGCGGGCAAGACGACGACTATCAAGATGCTGTTGGATCTGGTCCGTCCGGAGCGGGGGACCGCCGAGATCAACGGACGGCCGTATTCGACCACCGTCGACGCCGCCCGCCACGTCGGTGTCGCCCTCGACGACATGTCGTTCCTGCCGGGGGCCACGGTGCGCTTCGAGCTGGGCGTCTGGGCGACGACGATCGGCGTGCCCCCGGTTCGCGTCGACGAGGTCATCGAGAACGTCGGACTGAGCGAGCACGTCGGCAGCAAAGTCAAGTCGTTGTCGACGGGCGAGAAGAAGCGGCTCAGTCTTGGCATCGCGTTGCTCGCCGAGCCGCCCCTGCTCATCCTCGACGAGCCGAGCAACGGGCTCGACCCCGTCGGCATCCGTTGGATGCGCCAGCTGATCCGTGCGCACGCCGACAAGGGCGGTACGGTGCTGCTGTCGAGCCACATCCTCTCGGAGATGCAGCAGACCATCGATGACGTCGTCATCATGCAGCAGCGGGTGCTCTTCGACGGCACGCTTGATGAGCTGACGTCGCAGGGCGCGTCGTCGCTGGAAGACCGCTTCTTCGAGCTGACGGGAGACGAGTGA
- the mpaC gene encoding daptide-type RiPP biosynthesis dehydogenase: MSYAPTLTAWSAAAHALLTARAGDVTVLVDSGVPESAPFLTTVGDVISSLGRNPVVRRVAPHAGLDTVAQLHDLMSTSAATVAIGGGSLLDAAKLARLWAQRGFRERLTARTRSGFVALRPTMAQPATVLVAVPTTLGTGSESSSVAIADVAGRRRLVSGAHLRPDSCVLLGDAASTLPDPLQREGVVEVLLRLASSFVGDVDGDPLRDALVPTLCRAVIDVLHRDLGDAARHLVLRAGALSHHGELPPGNPYGARAWYVGTELSAELGLRKMAVLPAVTIAAWRLIEAGDERWGSAQRLEALRGQLDASGRTASDWLTGLLQGAGLATTIGVPAATVPALAERILRHWGQGLPMLPDLDSADVQRLVRDASRPPRPLRRRSMSSRVATPVPTIPSAL; encoded by the coding sequence GTGAGTTACGCCCCGACACTGACGGCGTGGAGCGCCGCCGCGCACGCACTTTTGACCGCGCGTGCGGGCGACGTGACCGTGCTGGTCGACTCCGGTGTGCCGGAATCCGCGCCGTTCCTGACTACGGTGGGCGACGTCATCAGCTCTCTGGGCAGGAATCCCGTCGTGCGCCGGGTGGCGCCGCACGCCGGTCTGGACACGGTCGCGCAACTGCATGACCTCATGTCGACGTCGGCGGCGACGGTCGCGATCGGCGGGGGGAGCCTCCTGGATGCCGCCAAGCTCGCTCGGCTATGGGCGCAGCGCGGCTTTCGAGAACGGCTGACGGCGCGCACGCGCAGTGGATTCGTGGCCCTGCGCCCCACCATGGCGCAGCCTGCGACGGTACTTGTTGCGGTGCCGACGACACTCGGCACCGGCAGCGAGTCGAGCTCCGTCGCCATCGCCGACGTAGCCGGAAGGCGGCGTCTGGTCAGTGGTGCGCATCTGCGGCCGGACTCCTGCGTGCTGCTCGGCGATGCGGCGTCCACCCTTCCCGATCCCCTGCAACGCGAGGGCGTCGTGGAGGTTCTGCTCCGCCTCGCGAGCTCGTTCGTCGGCGATGTCGACGGCGATCCGCTGCGAGACGCCCTGGTGCCGACGTTGTGCCGTGCGGTGATCGACGTGCTACACCGCGACCTCGGCGACGCGGCGCGCCACCTCGTGCTCCGTGCTGGGGCACTGAGCCACCACGGCGAGCTGCCCCCAGGCAACCCGTACGGCGCCCGGGCCTGGTACGTCGGCACGGAGCTGTCCGCCGAGCTCGGCCTGCGCAAGATGGCGGTGCTGCCCGCCGTGACCATTGCGGCCTGGCGGCTGATCGAAGCGGGCGACGAACGCTGGGGTTCCGCGCAGCGTCTGGAGGCGCTGCGCGGACAGCTGGATGCCTCGGGGAGGACGGCTTCCGACTGGCTGACTGGACTCCTGCAAGGCGCGGGACTGGCGACGACCATCGGCGTCCCCGCTGCGACCGTGCCCGCGCTGGCCGAGCGGATCCTGCGCCATTGGGGGCAGGGTCTTCCCATGCTGCCCGATCTCGATTCCGCCGACGTACAGCGCCTTGTGCGCGACGCGTCGCGTCCCCCGCGTCCACTCCGGCGACGATCGATGTCGTCGCGGGTGGCGACCCCGGTGCCAACGATCCCGTCGGCGCTCTGA
- a CDS encoding HNH endonuclease signature motif containing protein, which translates to MDLLAAHLDDLRSQAAMMLRGASEDRVFERASESELARQIAAIAEVGRLLEALLIDATGEVMRRSDNPVRDERMTSHLGCRDVTQLLQTLTRIEPRSAARLQRAAAAVRSDVSPTTGEVLEAPFPSVRAAMVDGVIGVDGILAITGPLQQTAPRVSAAARRDAADIVVAEARGEGPDAAPPACAELLRIHAQTWALALDQDGAEPRERIAERTRSVVLGVATAGGVPIRGTLLPEVAAQLQTIFDAHLSPAVAFDDPAATDDEPLPARDDRTRAQKQHDALAAALGVAASSGLLPTIGGHAPTLVVSVDADDLVAGTGFAHAQGCDQPVDVAAARHIACAGAVQRISSRADGRIVAIGIEERVFNRHQRRAIALRDGGCIIPGCGVPAGWCEIHHVTEHARGGPTHTDNGTTC; encoded by the coding sequence ATGGACCTCCTCGCAGCACACCTCGACGACCTGCGGTCGCAGGCCGCCATGATGCTGCGCGGAGCGTCGGAGGATCGCGTCTTCGAGCGGGCGAGCGAGAGTGAGCTCGCTCGGCAGATCGCCGCCATCGCCGAGGTCGGCCGGTTGCTCGAGGCGCTCCTGATCGACGCGACCGGCGAGGTCATGCGACGCTCGGACAACCCCGTGCGTGACGAGCGGATGACCTCGCACCTCGGATGCCGCGACGTCACGCAGCTGCTGCAGACGCTCACGCGGATCGAGCCGCGGTCGGCCGCGCGGTTGCAGCGGGCGGCCGCAGCGGTGCGGTCCGATGTGTCGCCGACGACTGGTGAGGTGCTCGAGGCACCCTTCCCATCCGTGCGCGCGGCGATGGTCGACGGCGTCATCGGCGTCGACGGCATTCTGGCGATCACGGGTCCGCTCCAGCAGACAGCGCCGCGCGTCTCCGCTGCCGCGCGGAGGGATGCCGCGGACATCGTTGTCGCCGAGGCGCGCGGTGAGGGCCCGGATGCCGCACCGCCCGCGTGTGCCGAACTCCTGCGCATCCACGCGCAGACCTGGGCTCTCGCTCTCGACCAGGACGGCGCCGAGCCGCGCGAGCGGATCGCGGAGCGGACGCGCTCGGTCGTGCTCGGGGTGGCCACCGCGGGTGGAGTTCCGATCCGCGGAACGCTCTTGCCGGAGGTGGCCGCGCAGCTGCAGACGATCTTCGATGCGCACCTGTCCCCCGCCGTCGCCTTCGACGATCCCGCCGCGACGGACGATGAGCCGCTCCCGGCCCGTGACGACCGGACTCGTGCGCAGAAACAGCACGATGCGCTCGCTGCGGCGCTCGGCGTTGCGGCATCCAGCGGCCTCCTGCCGACGATCGGCGGACATGCGCCGACTCTCGTGGTCTCCGTCGACGCCGACGATCTCGTCGCGGGTACGGGCTTCGCGCACGCGCAGGGATGCGATCAGCCGGTCGACGTGGCGGCCGCCCGTCACATCGCGTGCGCGGGTGCCGTCCAGCGCATCAGCAGCCGGGCAGACGGCAGGATCGTCGCCATCGGCATCGAGGAGCGCGTCTTCAACCGGCACCAGCGTCGCGCGATCGCACTTCGCGACGGCGGGTGCATCATCCCCGGCTGCGGCGTTCCTGCCGGTTGGTGCGAGATCCACCACGTCACCGAACATGCCCGGGGCGGTCCCACGCACACCGACAATGGCACAACTTGTTAA
- a CDS encoding IS481 family transposase, whose translation MSHANAPLTPEGRRRLAVLVVDRGWSLRRAAERFQCSPATAKRWVDRYRAGLPLTDRSFRPQTSPNRLPRKTERRIVSLRFTRRWGPHRIAYHLGLARSTVGRVLARYGMPKLVNIDQATGLPVRKPTPKRYEVARPGQLIHVDIKKQGRIPDGGGWRVFGRGSAQDRAAGSVRDKAARSGAAGSRGYRYLHHAVDDNSRVAYSEILDDERKETAAGFWTRANAFFASLGVTVTAVMTDNGACYRSHAFADALGDGVKHKWTKPYRPQTNGKVERFNRTLAAEWAYAKPYASEAERAAAYETWLHHYNHHRPHTGIGGQTPSARVHNVTGKYS comes from the coding sequence GTGTCTCACGCTAACGCGCCTTTGACGCCGGAAGGGCGTCGTCGTCTTGCTGTCCTCGTCGTGGATCGGGGCTGGTCGTTGCGGCGGGCAGCGGAACGGTTCCAGTGCTCGCCCGCGACGGCGAAACGGTGGGTCGACCGGTATCGGGCCGGGCTGCCGTTGACGGACCGCAGCTTCAGGCCGCAGACCTCGCCGAACCGGCTCCCGCGGAAGACGGAGCGGAGGATCGTGTCGTTGCGGTTCACCCGCCGGTGGGGTCCGCACCGGATCGCGTATCACCTGGGCCTTGCCCGCTCGACGGTCGGCCGGGTGCTGGCCAGGTATGGGATGCCGAAGCTCGTGAACATCGATCAGGCCACCGGGCTGCCAGTCCGCAAGCCGACGCCGAAGCGGTACGAGGTCGCAAGACCGGGCCAGCTGATCCACGTCGACATCAAGAAGCAGGGCCGGATCCCTGATGGCGGCGGCTGGCGCGTCTTCGGCCGCGGATCGGCGCAGGACCGTGCCGCGGGATCCGTCCGTGACAAGGCCGCACGGTCAGGAGCGGCCGGCTCCCGCGGCTACCGGTATCTGCACCACGCCGTCGACGACAACTCGAGAGTCGCGTACTCGGAGATCCTCGACGACGAACGCAAGGAGACCGCGGCAGGGTTCTGGACCCGCGCGAACGCGTTCTTCGCGAGCCTCGGAGTCACGGTCACCGCCGTGATGACAGACAACGGCGCGTGCTACCGGTCACACGCGTTCGCGGACGCGCTCGGCGACGGGGTGAAGCACAAGTGGACAAAGCCGTATCGGCCGCAGACCAACGGGAAGGTCGAACGCTTCAACCGCACCCTCGCCGCCGAATGGGCCTACGCCAAGCCCTACGCCAGCGAAGCAGAGCGAGCCGCGGCATACGAGACCTGGCTGCATCACTACAATCACCACAGACCCCACACCGGGATCGGAGGCCAGACCCCCTCAGCCCGCGTTCACAACGTCACGGGGAAGTACAGCTAG
- the mpaD gene encoding daptide-type RiPP biosynthesis aminotransferase: MSGSPATLSRDDLYSVGGSGVYDAITRGDNAEIPEILRAAMRSQGPILELAAGSGRITFPLLTLRRPVTALDLSEPMIALLRERLATDARRLAERCTPVVGDMTDFRFDTRFGAVVVGTTSLSLLPDAAARRRVFDRVREHLADDGVFVLTNVELTESAAARRVELDGATLTETPNGDRTRRLIQIAVEGGVFESSVGSISQWTLRDELHAAGFLIEEAVEIPGTPPEYRNTLLVARARSLRPLWPSLTGWDAHGDDGRCVVSAHGTTVQMADGSRLVCGTSGLWNVNLGYGDPAIAAAIAEATTASSYAGVFRYENVYARQAAEDLIRLTDERFDTVVFTTSGGSANDAVLKIARQFWALRDMPHRKIVAGLEQSFHGLTYGAFGLTGEDLGRSLYGAETRLVRHIPANDVDALTALMSRAGGTIGALVVEPVLGTGNTVLTAEFVEALGAARDAHGVLLVVDEVATGFGRTGPLFASSEWPWAPDLLVTSKGLSNGTSAIAAILVAPRVARTFHDAGAVLVHAETQAGNAASCAAISATVQRFAELDALARGARLAARLDTAIDDLIATTPSITGVQGRGCFRALSLSLSDGSALPQAQVPDVVAALRTTGRVIVHPGLAGIQLAPALTMTEDALAALFSGIRIGLAAFAARTS; the protein is encoded by the coding sequence GTGAGCGGTTCGCCCGCGACCCTGTCCCGCGACGATCTCTACAGCGTCGGCGGCAGCGGGGTCTATGACGCCATCACCCGCGGCGACAACGCGGAGATCCCGGAGATCCTGCGCGCCGCGATGCGCTCCCAAGGCCCCATCCTCGAGCTCGCCGCTGGCAGCGGGAGGATCACGTTTCCGCTGCTCACCCTGCGCCGCCCGGTCACCGCGCTGGACCTCTCCGAACCGATGATCGCGCTGCTCCGCGAGCGCCTGGCGACGGACGCCCGGCGCCTCGCCGAGCGCTGCACACCGGTCGTCGGCGACATGACCGACTTCCGCTTCGACACCCGGTTCGGGGCCGTCGTGGTCGGCACCACCTCGCTCTCGCTGCTGCCCGACGCAGCGGCACGGCGCCGGGTCTTCGACCGGGTCAGGGAGCACCTGGCTGACGACGGCGTCTTCGTGCTGACCAACGTCGAGCTGACCGAGAGCGCCGCCGCGCGCAGGGTTGAGCTCGACGGGGCCACCCTCACCGAGACCCCGAACGGGGATCGCACCCGGCGGCTGATCCAGATCGCCGTCGAGGGCGGCGTCTTCGAGTCCTCGGTCGGCAGCATCAGCCAATGGACGCTGCGCGACGAGCTCCACGCCGCAGGGTTCCTCATCGAGGAGGCCGTCGAGATCCCGGGGACCCCGCCCGAATACCGCAATACGCTGCTGGTGGCGCGCGCCAGGAGCCTTCGTCCGTTGTGGCCGTCGCTGACCGGATGGGATGCCCACGGCGACGACGGGCGTTGCGTGGTCTCGGCGCACGGCACCACGGTGCAGATGGCCGATGGGAGCCGGCTGGTGTGCGGGACGAGCGGGCTCTGGAACGTGAATCTGGGCTACGGGGATCCGGCGATCGCGGCAGCGATCGCCGAGGCGACGACGGCCTCCTCCTACGCGGGGGTGTTCCGCTATGAGAACGTCTACGCTCGACAGGCGGCGGAGGACCTGATCCGCCTCACCGACGAGCGCTTCGACACGGTGGTCTTCACCACCTCCGGCGGGTCGGCCAACGACGCCGTGCTCAAGATCGCCCGCCAGTTCTGGGCGCTGCGCGACATGCCCCACCGCAAGATCGTCGCCGGACTCGAGCAGAGCTTCCACGGCCTCACCTATGGCGCCTTCGGCCTGACCGGAGAAGATCTCGGTCGCAGCCTCTACGGTGCCGAGACGCGCCTGGTGCGGCACATCCCGGCGAACGACGTCGACGCGTTGACGGCGCTGATGTCGCGTGCAGGCGGCACGATCGGCGCGCTCGTCGTCGAACCCGTGCTCGGCACCGGCAACACCGTGCTGACGGCGGAGTTCGTCGAGGCGCTCGGTGCGGCCCGCGACGCCCACGGCGTCCTGCTCGTGGTCGATGAGGTCGCCACCGGCTTCGGCCGCACCGGGCCCCTGTTCGCCTCCTCCGAGTGGCCCTGGGCACCCGACCTGCTGGTCACCTCGAAGGGCCTCAGCAACGGCACCTCCGCCATCGCGGCGATCCTGGTCGCCCCGCGCGTCGCGCGCACCTTCCACGATGCCGGGGCGGTGCTCGTGCACGCCGAGACCCAGGCCGGCAACGCCGCATCGTGCGCCGCGATCTCCGCGACCGTGCAGCGCTTCGCCGAACTGGACGCCCTGGCGCGCGGCGCCCGGCTCGCCGCCCGCCTCGACACCGCAATCGACGACCTGATCGCGACGACGCCGAGCATCACGGGGGTGCAGGGCAGGGGATGCTTCCGCGCCCTGAGCCTGTCGCTGTCGGACGGCTCCGCGCTGCCACAGGCACAGGTCCCGGACGTCGTGGCCGCGCTGCGCACGACGGGCCGGGTGATCGTCCATCCCGGACTCGCCGGTATACAGCTGGCCCCCGCTCTGACCATGACCGAGGACGCCCTCGCCGCCCTCTTCTCGGGCATCCGGATCGGCCTCGCCGCCTTCGCCGCACGCACATCGTGA